In Zalophus californianus isolate mZalCal1 chromosome 4, mZalCal1.pri.v2, whole genome shotgun sequence, the following proteins share a genomic window:
- the SNAI2 gene encoding zinc finger protein SNAI2: MPRSFLVKKHFNASKKPNYSELDTHTVIISPYLYESYPMPVIPQPEILSSGAYSPITVWTTAAPFHSPLSNGLSPLSGYPSSLGRVSPPPPSDTSSKDHSGSESPISDEEERLQSKLSDPHAIEAEKFQCNLCNKTYSTFSGLAKHKQLHCDAQSRKSFSCKYCDKEYVSLGALKMHIRTHTLPCVCKICGKAFSRPWLLQGHIRTHTGEKPFSCPHCNRAFADRSNLRAHLQTHSDVKKYQCKNCSKTFSRMSLLHKHEESGCCVAH; encoded by the exons ATGCCGCGCTCTTTCCTGGTCAAGAAGCATTTCAACGCCTCCAAAAAGCCCAACTACAGCGAActggacacacacacag tGATTATTTCCCCATATCTCTATGAGAGTTACCCCATGCCTGTCATACCACAACCAGAGATCCTCAGCTCGGGAGCATACAGCCCCATTACCGTGTGGACTACGGCAGCTCCATTCCACTCCCCACTATCCAAtggcctctctcctctttctggatACCCCTCATCCTTGGGGCGAGTGAGCCCCCCTCCTCCATCTGACACCTCATCCAAGGACCACAGTGGCTCAGAAAGCCCCATTAGTGATGAAGAGGAAAGACTACAATCCAAGCTTTCAGACCCCCATGCCATTGAAGCTGAAAAGTTTCAGTGCAATTTATGCAATAAAACCTATTCAACTTTTTCTGGGCTGGCCAAACATAAGCAGTTGCACTGTGATGCCCAGTCTAGGAAATCTTTCAGCTGTAAATACTGTGACAAGGAATATGTGAGCCTGGGCGCCCTTAAGATGCACATTCGGACCCACACTTTACCTTGTGTCTGCAAGATCTGTGGCAAGGCGTTTTCCAGACCCTGGTTACTTCAAGGACACATTAGAACTCACACTG gggagaAGCCTTTTTCTTGCCCTCACTGCAACAGAGCATTTGCAGACAGGTCAAATCTGAGGGCTCATCTGCAGACCCACTCGGATGTAAAGAAATACCAGTGCAAAAACTGCTCCAAAACCTTCTCCAGAATGTCTCTTCTGCACAAACATGAGGAATCTGGCTGCTGTGTAGCACACTGA